The Acidobacteriota bacterium genome includes a window with the following:
- a CDS encoding sulfatase-like hydrolase/transferase, with protein sequence MTVTLMACGAPPASKGTPSVLLVTIDTLRADRVGRGLTPAIDALAQEGVSFTNTRATVPLTLPSHVSIMTGTLPPEHGVRENGVHRFDGSRPTLARLFRDAGYTTAAFVGAYVLDRRFGLSDGFEMYDDRIPRDPRAPARLESERRADQVVVAALKWLAGADASKPLFVWVHLYDPHAPHAPPAEFLKTAGHRAYEGEVAFADSQVGSLIRDVRRKVGPDLVVALAGDHGEGLGEHGEATHGMLLYDSTLRVPFIVAGPGVQGGTRNDAPASLRDLAPTLLARAGLQAPATMTGVDVIAGASTDIYAETTYPRAAGWSPVRALVDDRWKLLSSSGPELFDLSRDAGEKENVVAQNASVAAAMRTRLDRIFESARTSPSATPDAADRLRALGYVAAAPSGRTPAGAPNPRDFISAWNRFEQALSLTASGRSAEALADLRTLAASFPSARVFQASYAQALKDTGRTPQALQFYRRLVSRWPDDATLFHGLALAARAAGERVEAMKAEQAALALAPDDPNAHNGLGLLHADAGRAADAAAAFEQATRLDSNNASFWTNLGNARRETGELAAASTAYQRAIDLDPRYADASNGMGVILVQQQRPMDAIPFFERAIAYDPAFHEARLNLGIALQESGETARAAEQYRKVVGAAPAGSREKRAASELLAALR encoded by the coding sequence CGCGGACTGACGCCCGCGATCGATGCGCTCGCGCAGGAAGGCGTCAGCTTCACCAACACGCGCGCGACGGTGCCGCTCACGCTCCCGTCGCACGTCTCCATCATGACGGGGACGCTCCCGCCCGAACACGGCGTGCGGGAAAACGGCGTCCACCGTTTCGACGGCTCGCGCCCGACGCTCGCGCGCCTGTTCCGCGACGCAGGTTACACGACTGCCGCATTCGTGGGCGCGTACGTGCTCGACCGGCGGTTCGGGCTGTCAGACGGCTTCGAGATGTACGACGACCGTATCCCGCGCGACCCCCGGGCCCCCGCGCGCCTCGAATCCGAGCGCCGCGCGGACCAGGTCGTCGTCGCCGCGCTCAAGTGGCTGGCAGGTGCGGACGCATCGAAGCCGCTGTTTGTCTGGGTGCATCTCTACGATCCCCACGCGCCCCACGCGCCGCCGGCCGAGTTCCTGAAGACCGCCGGTCATCGTGCGTACGAGGGCGAAGTGGCGTTCGCCGACTCGCAGGTCGGCTCGCTCATCCGCGACGTTCGCAGAAAGGTCGGCCCTGATCTCGTCGTGGCGCTCGCAGGCGATCATGGCGAGGGCCTCGGCGAGCACGGCGAGGCGACGCACGGGATGCTGTTGTACGACTCGACGCTGCGCGTGCCGTTCATCGTCGCCGGGCCCGGTGTCCAGGGCGGCACGCGCAACGACGCGCCCGCCAGCCTGCGCGACCTTGCGCCGACGCTGCTGGCGCGCGCCGGCCTGCAGGCGCCCGCGACGATGACCGGCGTCGATGTGATCGCCGGAGCGTCGACGGACATCTACGCGGAAACGACCTACCCACGCGCGGCGGGATGGAGCCCCGTGCGGGCTCTCGTGGACGATCGCTGGAAGCTGCTCTCGTCATCCGGCCCGGAGCTCTTCGACCTTTCCCGCGATGCCGGTGAGAAAGAGAACGTCGTCGCACAGAACGCGTCGGTCGCGGCGGCGATGCGAACGCGCCTGGATCGGATTTTCGAAAGCGCCAGGACTTCGCCATCCGCGACGCCCGATGCCGCGGACCGCCTGCGCGCGCTCGGCTACGTGGCGGCCGCGCCGTCGGGCCGCACGCCCGCGGGCGCGCCGAACCCGCGCGATTTCATTTCAGCGTGGAACCGATTCGAGCAGGCGTTATCCCTGACCGCCTCGGGACGCAGCGCGGAGGCACTGGCCGATCTCAGAACGCTCGCGGCAAGCTTTCCATCGGCGCGGGTGTTCCAGGCATCGTACGCGCAGGCGCTCAAGGATACGGGCCGAACGCCGCAGGCGCTGCAGTTCTATCGCCGTCTTGTTTCACGCTGGCCCGATGACGCCACGCTGTTCCACGGTCTCGCCCTCGCGGCTCGAGCGGCCGGCGAACGGGTGGAGGCCATGAAGGCGGAGCAGGCGGCTCTCGCGCTGGCGCCCGACGACCCGAACGCGCACAACGGCCTGGGGCTGCTACACGCCGACGCCGGCCGAGCCGCTGACGCGGCGGCGGCCTTCGAGCAGGCCACCCGGCTCGATTCGAACAACGCCTCCTTCTGGACGAATCTGGGCAACGCGCGCCGCGAGACAGGTGAGCTGGCAGCCGCATCGACGGCGTATCAGCGCGCGATCGATCTCGATCCCCGCTACGCGGACGCGTCGAACGGGATGGGCGTGATCCTCGTCCAGCAACAGCGTCCCATGGACGCCATTCCGTTTTTCGAACGCGCGATCGCGTACGACCCCGCGTTCCACGAGGCGCGGTTGAACCTGGGGATTGCCCTGCAGGAGAGCGGAGAAACGGCACGAGCTGCCGAGCAGTATCGCAAGGTGGTCGGTGCCGCACCGGCGGGCTCGCGCGAAAAACGGGCGGCGAGCGAGTTGCTCGCCGCCCTCCGATAG